TCAAAGTATATactgaaatttattttataccgCTGTTGTATTGTGTTAAGTGGAAGCAATAAATACGTTAATttataagaaaacaaaatctgcGTACACAATTATTACAATTTCCCACAAGGATGTTCTAATGTGGTGAAATAAGGATCGTTTACGCTGCATACACGTTATCGTTAAATAGTGCAGTCTAGTCTGAATACTAAAATGCTTCGCTCTGGCTAATCTCACAAGACCGTCTCGTAAGCCCTCGGTGCGGTTAATGGCCTTTTGGCAATGGTCCCAAAGCGTAGCACCTTTTGTTTTACTAACTGCTACAATTGCCGACAAATTTTCAAGTTCATGACCGTCATTCTAAGGCTACCTTGCCAGCGTATTCCCACACATGGGACATTTCAATGTCGAACGCGTCACTATTTTTGAATTCCTTCAATGAAAGGGAACCAACCACTGTCGGTGGAATCGAAAGAGGGATAATGTTGGACGGGTAAGCTGCTGGCTTCGGAAGAGGAAAGACACGGGATTAAGATAATCTACCGTACTCTGACTGGGCTGCTATTTTTACGTTCAAACCAATGTTAATGGTCAACCCATTAAGGTTGGCATCGGGTTTTTGTCGCGAGGGATGACGACTTGAAATTATTTGGTAGAATTGCTCTTCATCCCCACCACAAAACCGTTCTGTGCAGCCGGGTGGCCCGCTTATGGCCAGAACGCTTCCCGAATGGACAGTTTCACCGGAACCTTCAACGGGTACACATCGCAAAAAGCGACCGCAAACGTTCAACCCAAAACACTCCGTTTTACCGTAGTGAATTGTAGTGAAACACTTCGTACAGTTAGTGACGATCTTTCTGATCCAGCATGGGCAAAGGTAAAGGAGGCGGctccggtggtggcggtggccagagtggcggtggtggtgtaaGTAGAGATTACAGCAGCTAATCGTTTAGCCACAGCAGCTCGTGGCCGATTCGCGGATTCTCTAGTTCGGACATTGTTTCAGAAAAAAGGCCCTGCAGGTGGCGGTGCCGCCAAAGGTGGAAATGACGCTAAAAGTGGTGCTGGCAGTGGCAAAGCAGGAGACAAAGGAGGAAAGAAGGGTGGTAAAAAGTGATGGATCGTTTGATCCATTCCTCGGACAACAGATCACCCCGACCTACTTCCGGAAGCGATAGCAGCAGCGGATTCGGCCATCCAGCGAAAGGGAGCCCAACGAATTCGAAATGTGATTTGGACTGTGACAATTTCAGCGTTTACTGATGTATTTATTGTTGGCTTTTCCTCCATTATTTACGACAACACCGCACCAGGCAGGTTGCGTCTTCAAACTGAACCAAATGGCAAAAAGCAATTaagaaaactgtttaaaagtACCGTAACAtatttaaaatggaaaacataacCAATCCGCTGCTGTAGTATTTTCCATCTCTTTCGCCACTCAACCACACATATTCCATTCGTTACTCTATTTCTCCACCTTCATCATTCAGTAACCACCCTCGGTTTATCTGTAAGattgttttatattgtttttttcttgcgatTGAATGCACATTTAAACTTTCaacggaaataaaataaataagcaatTCAAATAACAACTAATATGTTGGAAAAgcgacgggttttttttttcaattctatCTTACCCATATCAATCGTCACATGCCACGACGTTCATCGAAACCAATCCTTATCCAAACCGAAGAAAGCGGCAGCACCTTTTGCGTAATGTTGGGCAGTACCTGCAGATGTCGTCTCTTTACTGGTAGATTGTTTTATAGTGCCACTTGCACCACCGAAAGCGCCCTTTCCCGTTTCACCATCACCGGCGGTTGTATGCTTCTGAACCTGTAACAAGAAATAAGTCGCATAAGTTTGATGTCTTTGGTATTTCAAGCGCATCTGTTTAAATTTAGAAGAGTTCCTTCATGCACGTTCGCTAACGAGTTTGTCATTGAGCCAACACAGGAGAACTAACGCGGCAATTTCATTGTTATTAGGAGGAGCTTAGTAAAACCACAGACACAGTCGCAGTGTGGAAAGGTTAGTCAAAATGCGCTGCTGTTAAAGCACACCAAATACGCAACGTattgcaataaaacaacaactttcACACATTAGCTAAAAACCTTAACCTTTGGGTAAGTGACCTTGGAACGAGATGACCTAAGCGTGCTTAGAGGAAAGAGTAAAGttctgaaataaaaataatcatcttAGGGTACCGGTGGAAGTTTCTTTCCACCTTGATTAAATGGAACAATTTGAAACGGATGCATACCTTAGCAGTGTAGTTTTCTGTTCGCAATGACGAACTTAGCCCGATCGAGTCCACCGTCGATGCGGCAGTATCCTTACTGACGACCGGTAGTAGCGGAAACCACACCATGCTCAGACTGTTAGAACTGAGTGCAAGGATGTTGGGGTTTTTGTCCGACGACGTTGAACTGGATAAATCAACTTCCGTTCCACCGCCCACGATCGTGGCCAGTTGCTCACTGTGGCATATCAGTGCGCCAAGGAAGTGTTGTAATTTTAATACGGACCGCTTAACATTCGCATTCAGGTGCGCATAGAACACGTCGAAATCGAATGGATCGATGCAGCATTTAAAGCGACCGATTAGTTCATTGAAACTCTCGTTTAGCTGCTTCTGTTCGCGTCCGATCAGCAGAAGCTGCAGGAATCGAAGATCGAGATAAAACTG
The Anopheles moucheti chromosome 2, idAnoMoucSN_F20_07, whole genome shotgun sequence genome window above contains:
- the LOC128309694 gene encoding eggshell protein 1-like isoform X2 — translated: MGKGKGGGSGGGGGQSGGGGKKGPAGGGAAKGGNDAKSGAGSGKAGDKGGKKGGKK
- the LOC128309694 gene encoding uncharacterized protein LOC128309694 isoform X1; this translates as MGKGKGGGSGGGGGQSGGGGALQVAVPPKVEMTLKVVLAVAKQETKEERRVVKSDGSFDPFLGQQITPTYFRKR